A region of Labeo rohita strain BAU-BD-2019 chromosome 2, IGBB_LRoh.1.0, whole genome shotgun sequence DNA encodes the following proteins:
- the vcpip1 gene encoding LOW QUALITY PROTEIN: deubiquitinating protein VCPIP1 (The sequence of the model RefSeq protein was modified relative to this genomic sequence to represent the inferred CDS: inserted 1 base in 1 codon) — protein MSLIPGSKQKDRRILCGMCPDPQCQAKLIFPAHTSMSIECTECGQRHEQKNLANVEEVTDPDVVLHNLLRNALLGVPGPPKKGSELVKVMGLSNYHCKLLSPILTRYGMDKQTGTAKLLKEMNQGEIFECSLLGDRAFLIEQEHVSTVGYGRDRSGSLIYLHDTLEEIKKANSNRECLIPVHVDGDGHCLVHAVSRALVGRELFWHALRENLKLNFKQNLDHYKALFQDFIDAAEWEDIINECDPLFVPPEGVPLGLRNIHIFGLANVLHRPIILLDSLSGMRSSGDYSATFLPGLVPEEQCRGKDGTLNKPICIAWSSSGRNHYLPLVGIKGLALPRLPAALLPKAWGVPQELIRKYVSLDSSGSCVIGGDRSLQDKYLLRLVGAMEDVFMDKHGIHPALVADVHQYIYRRTGVIGVQPEEVTEAAKKSVQEGRLHRCLVCNALSELHVPAEWLIPGGKLYNLAKSTHGTLRADKNYSFPLNNLVCSYNPEKDVLVPDYKLSSLTACTWCHGTSVRRVRGDGSVVYLDGDRTNTRSQGGKCGCGFKHFWEGKEYDNLPEAFPITLEWAGRVVRETVYWFQYEADPTLNSNVYDVTMRLVTKHFPGEFGSEILVQKVVNTILHHTAKRSQDEYNPVAIEGAHVQDGREGSESATHPPTKIILTGQKGKTLHKEELVMSKTERVLQHSISEQAALSQRRSTDRLRQQDPRPSSPSSSSSSAPPTPTKVPPTSGEKKIRVTTSDGRQAMLTLQPHTTYGELQNSIIQVFNLSPGQLCIRHGXPPRELPPPRPEDQNQPVALQHGDRISVEALKESSPDTHMTQTHTHAPQTHAHSDPRLSRTSSRELQDNIDLEMSSLCLLAALMGEDVWSYAKKLPHLFQQGGVFYNIVKKDMGLLDGKHCTLPHLSGKTFVFNAAEERLELCVDTAGHFPVGPDVEELVQEALSQLRSDSASRSREGSPAHGLRLGAGGAVRRKEQTVTAFQGKGHSLGSAPPEHPPIRRQHSSGVDLSNSARGEEITLSGEELVRVAPGMLTLREGRGLGLEPAVIEAQRQRLQEMVSNIQASMDKHLRQHTAARHDVKEEEEAPDKQEDMESHGAEPPSTFEPMDQS, from the exons ATGTCGTTGATTCCGGGCTCAAAGCAGAAGGACAGGCGCATTTTATGCGGGATGTGCCCGGACCCGCAGTGCCAGGCGAAGCTCATCTTCCCCGCACACACCTCCATGAGCATCGAGTGCACTGAATGCGGCCAGAGACACGAACAGAAGAACCTCGCAAATGTGGAGGAAGTGACCGACCCAGATGTAGTGCTTCATAATTTGCTGAGAAATGCTTTGCTGGGTGTGCCAGGCCCTCCTAAAAAGGGCTCAGAGCTGGTTAAAGTGATGGGACTGTCCAACTATCACTGCAAGCTGCTCTCTCCCATCCTCACCCGCTATGGCATGGACAAACAAACAGGCACTGCCAAACTCTTAAAGGAAATGAATCAGGGAGAGATCTTCGAATGCTCGCTTCTTGGGGACCGTGCATTTCTCATCGAACAAGAGCATGTGTCCACTGTTGGGTATGGACGGGACCGGTCAGGGAGCCTGATCTACCTACATGACACTTTGGAGGAGATCAAGAAAGCAAACTCGAACAGAGAGTGTCTTATTCCCGTACACGTGGACGGAGACGGACACTGCCTGGTCCATGCTGTGTCCAGGGCATTAGTTGGACGTGAGCTCTTCTGGCATGCCCTCCGGGAAAATCTAAAACTCAATTTCAAGCAGAACCTTGATCACTACAAAGCCCTTTTCCAAGACTTCATCGATGCCGCAGAATGGGAAGACATCATTAATGAGTGTGACCCGCTGTTTGTCCCTCCAGAAGGGGTTCCTTTGGGCCTCAGGAACATCCACATATTCGGCCTGGCGAATGTACTCCACAGACCCATAATCCTGTTGGACTCCCTGAGCGGTATGCGCAGCTCGGGCGATTACTCCGCCACCTTCCTGCCAGGCCTGGTTCCAGAGGAGCAGTGCCGAGGAAAAGATGGCACTCTGAACAAGCCCATCTGCATCGCCTGGAGTAGCTCTGGCAGAAATCATTATCTACCCCTAGTGGGAATCAAAGGCTTGGCTTTGCCTCGTTTACCTGCTGCACTGCTCCCGAAAGCTTGGGGTGTTCCTCAAGAGCTCATTCGCAAGTACGTGAGCTTGGACTCCAGCGGAAGCTGTGTGATTGGCGGCGACCGGAGCCTGCAGGATAAGTACCTGCTGCGTCTCGTAGGCGCGATGGAGGACGTCTTCATGGACAAGCACGGCATCCACCCTGCTCTAGTCGCCGACGTCCACCAGTACATCTATCGACGCACTGGAGTGATCGGCGTGCAGCCGGAGGAGGTGACGGAAGCGGCTAAGAAATCCGTTCAGGAAGGTCGTCTCCATCGCTGCCTTGTTTGCAATGCTCTTTCAGAGCTCCACGTGCCAGCGGAGTGGCTCATACCAGGAGGGAAACTCTACAACTTGGCCAAATCGACTCACGGGACGCTGCGAGCGGACAAGAACTACAGCTTTCCTTTAAATAATTTGGTTTGTTCCTATAACCCAGAAAAAGATGTTCTAGTGCCCGACTACAAACTCAGCTCACTCACGGCTTGCACCTGGTGTCATGGAACTTCAGTGCGCCGCGTTCGTGGTGACGGCTCCGTGGTTTATTTGGACGGAGACCGTACCAATACTCGCTCACAGGGTGGGAAGTGCGGCTGTGGGTTCAAACACTTCTGGGAAGGCAAGGAGTACGACAATCTTCCCGAAGCTTTCCCCATCACTTTGGAGTGGGCCGGCCGTGTGGTGCGAGAGACCGTTTATTGGTTCCAGTACGAAGCGGATCCGACGCTCAACAGCAATGTTTACGATGTGACAATGCGACTTGTCACGAAGCACTTCCCTGGTGAGTTTGGAAGTGAGATTCTAGTCCAAAAAGTGGTGAACACCATTTTGCATCATACCGCCAAGAGGAGCCAAGATGAATACAATCCGGTTGCCATTGAAGGTGCTCACGTGCAGGATGGAAGAGAAGGGAGTGAATCTGCCACTCACCCTCCTACAAAAATCATCCTGACTGGACAAAAGGGCAAAACCCTGCATAAAGAGGAACTGGTGATGAGCAAAACCGAAAGAGTCTTGCAGCACAGCATCAGCGAGCAGGCCGCCCTCTCCCAGCGCCGTAGCACGGATCGCTTGCGCCAGCAGGATCCTCGCCCATCATCTCCTTCCTCTTCATCATCCTCTGCTCCTCCCACACCCACCAAAGTGCCGCCCACCAGCGGAGAGAAGAAGATACGCGTAACGACCAGCGATGGCCGGCAGGCCATGCTTACGCTCCAGCCACACACCACCTACGGTGAGCTCCAGAACTCCATCATCCAGGTCTTCAACTTGTCTCCCGGACAGCTGTGCATCCGACACG TTCCCCCTAGAGAGCTGCCCCCGCCGCGTCCCGAGGACCAGAACCAGCCTGTTGCGCTTCAGCATGGCGACCGCATCTCTGTGGAAGCGCTGAAAGAGAGTTCGCCCGATACTCACATGACCCAGACGCACACTCACGCGCCTCAAACGCACGCTCACTCTGATCCACGACTCAGCCGCACCAGTAGCAGGGAACTTCAGGACAACATTGACCTTGAGATGTCATCACTCTGTCTCCTGGCAGCACTTATGG GTGAAGATGTCTGGTCATATGCCAAGAAACTGCCTCACCTGTTCCAACAAGGAGGAGTCTTCTACAATATTGTGAAGAAAGACATGG GTCTGTTGGACGGGAAGCATTGCACACTGCCCCACTTGTCGGGTAAGACGTTTGTGTTCAACGCTGCGGAGGAGCGTTTGGAGCTGTGTGTGGACACAGCCGGCCATTTTCCAGTGGGCCCTGACGTGGAAGAGCTCGTCCAGGAGGCCCTTTCCCAACTCCGTTCAGACTCCGCCTCCCGTAGCCGCGAGGGAAGCCCCGCCCACGGCCTGCGATTGGGCGCCGGCGGCGCAGTGCGTAGGAAAGAGCAAACCGTCACGGCCTTCCAAGGCAAAGGTCACTCACTGGGCTCCGCCCCTCCTGAACACCCACCAATCAGGCGGCAGCACAGCAGCGGCGTAGATCTCAGCAACAGCGCTCGCGGCGAAGAAATAACGTTGTCTGGGGAAGAGTTGGTGCGCGTAGCTCCGGGCATGCTCACTTTACGCGAGGGCCGCGGATTGGGGCTTGAGCCCGCCGTGATCGAAGCCCAGCGGCAGCGCCTGCAAGAGATGGTTTCAAACATACAAGCGTCCATGGACAAACACTTGCGCCAGCACACTGCAGCAAGGCATGATGTGAAGGAAGAAGAAGAGGCTCCTGACAAACAGGAGGATATGGAAAGTCACGGAGCGGAGCCTCCCAGCACCTTCGAACCCATGGACCAATCTTGA